From Campylobacter upsaliensis, the proteins below share one genomic window:
- the hemB gene encoding porphobilinogen synthase: MFKRFRRLRLNPNLREMLRENSLEIRDLIYPLFVVEGNGVKNEISSMSGVFQMSLDMILKECEELVKLDLKAIILFGVIEEAKKDSCGSEALDENSLIARAIRAIKKDYPQIFIISDLCFCEYTEHGHCGIIEPKTKSVDNDATLELSAKQALIHAKAGVDMIAPSGMMDGIILSLREALDAAGYENLPLMSYSTKFASSYYGPFREVANSAPSYGDRKSYQMDFHNGKEALMESLEDEAQGADILMVKPALAYLDVVKELSQNTNLPLCVYNVSGEYAMFQAAKRAGVIDYEKTLIETMIAFKRAGAKLIITYHAKEVAEILRKKA; encoded by the coding sequence ATGTTTAAAAGATTTAGAAGATTAAGATTAAATCCAAATTTAAGAGAGATGTTAAGGGAAAATTCTTTAGAAATTCGGGATTTGATTTACCCTCTTTTTGTCGTGGAGGGAAATGGGGTAAAAAATGAAATTTCCTCTATGAGCGGCGTATTTCAAATGAGCTTAGATATGATTTTAAAAGAGTGCGAGGAGCTTGTGAAGCTAGACTTAAAAGCCATTATACTTTTTGGCGTGATAGAAGAAGCAAAAAAAGATAGTTGCGGAAGTGAAGCCCTAGATGAAAATAGCCTCATCGCAAGAGCCATAAGAGCCATTAAAAAGGACTATCCTCAAATTTTTATCATTAGCGATTTATGCTTTTGTGAATATACAGAACACGGACATTGTGGCATTATAGAGCCAAAAACTAAAAGCGTGGATAATGACGCCACCTTAGAGCTTTCAGCTAAACAAGCTCTTATCCACGCTAAAGCAGGCGTTGATATGATAGCACCAAGTGGTATGATGGACGGCATTATCCTTAGCTTACGCGAGGCTTTAGACGCGGCTGGGTATGAAAATTTGCCTCTTATGAGCTATTCAACCAAATTTGCGTCAAGCTATTATGGACCTTTTAGAGAAGTGGCAAATTCCGCCCCAAGCTATGGCGATAGAAAGAGCTATCAAATGGACTTTCACAATGGCAAAGAAGCCCTAATGGAAAGCCTAGAAGATGAAGCACAAGGAGCAGATATTTTGATGGTAAAACCTGCTCTTGCGTATTTAGATGTGGTAAAGGAGCTTTCGCAAAATACAAATTTACCACTTTGCGTTTATAATGTAAGTGGCGAATATGCGATGTTTCAAGCGGCTAAAAGGGCTGGGGTGATTGATTATGAAAAAACACTTATAGAAACGATGATAGCATTTAAAAGGGCTGGTGCGAAACTCATCATCACTTATCACGCTAAAGAAGTGGCGGAAATTTTAAGGAAAAAGGCGTGA
- the ribA gene encoding GTP cyclohydrolase II: MEIKISKIANLPSKWGQFQIQSFKEGEKEHLCIFKGKPSDILNLRIHSECLTGDGLGSLKCDCGEQLEFALKYIEQNGGMVIYLRQEGRNIGLFNKVNAYALQDEGLNTIEANEHLGFKPDERTYEVVDFILNYYQISQINLITNNPNKLDFLKTKLIKRIPILIKSNEFNDAYLKIKQDSMGHLK, encoded by the coding sequence ATGGAAATTAAAATTTCAAAAATTGCAAATTTACCAAGCAAATGGGGGCAGTTTCAAATTCAAAGTTTTAAAGAGGGAGAAAAGGAACATCTTTGCATTTTTAAGGGAAAGCCAAGTGATATTTTAAATTTACGAATTCATTCAGAGTGCCTTACGGGTGATGGTTTGGGAAGTTTAAAGTGCGATTGTGGAGAGCAGCTTGAATTTGCTTTAAAATACATCGAGCAAAATGGTGGTATGGTCATTTACTTAAGGCAAGAGGGGCGTAATATAGGACTTTTTAATAAGGTCAATGCCTACGCCTTGCAAGATGAGGGCTTAAACACCATAGAGGCAAACGAGCATCTAGGCTTTAAGCCTGATGAAAGGACTTATGAGGTGGTGGATTTCATACTAAATTATTATCAAATTTCACAAATTAATCTCATCACAAATAATCCTAACAAGCTAGATTTTCTAAAAACAAAGCTTATTAAACGCATTCCTATACTTATCAAAAGTAATGAATTTAACGATGCTTATCTTAAAATCAAGCAAGATTCTATGGGACATTTAAAGTGA
- the rsmG gene encoding 16S rRNA (guanine(527)-N(7))-methyltransferase RsmG: MKFLPDYDKKLFEKRVEIYKNLLKKFNQIHNLTHFKNIDENIQDSIEILNFIDLTKAQNIIDIGSGAGFPAIFLSFLLDSRFYLFEPNAKKAAFLRSVKVECELTNLHIIKEKVQNHKAEFKADIITSRALMRAKDLIQICQNLSDENTSFILYKGSEAKKEMQDFKDYQIYENKWRKYCVFTLKNSL, translated from the coding sequence GTGAAATTTTTGCCAGATTATGACAAAAAACTTTTTGAAAAAAGGGTGGAAATTTATAAAAATTTGCTTAAAAAATTTAATCAAATTCACAATCTCACCCATTTTAAAAACATCGATGAAAACATACAAGATAGCATAGAAATCTTAAATTTCATCGACCTTACAAAGGCTCAAAATATCATTGATATAGGAAGTGGAGCGGGCTTTCCTGCCATTTTTTTAAGCTTTTTGCTTGATAGTCGTTTTTATCTTTTTGAGCCAAATGCCAAAAAAGCTGCCTTTTTAAGAAGTGTAAAGGTAGAATGCGAGCTTACAAATCTTCACATTATTAAAGAAAAAGTTCAAAATCACAAGGCTGAATTTAAAGCCGATATCATCACTTCAAGAGCCTTGATGAGAGCAAAAGATTTGATCCAAATTTGTCAAAATTTAAGCGATGAAAACACAAGCTTTATCCTTTATAAAGGAAGCGAAGCTAAAAAAGAAATGCAGGACTTTAAGGATTATCAAATTTATGAAAATAAATGGCGTAAATACTGCGTTTTTACGCTTAAAAATTCATTATGA
- a CDS encoding class I SAM-dependent DNA methyltransferase — protein MLNVKKLQNIMRQDAGVNGDAQRMEQIAWILFLKLYDYYESEWIAENEMDGTEYHSIIPEHLRWESWAIGQKSPTGEPLLTFVNNELFPTLKALNITESTPLNQSIVRKVFEDLNNYMKNGYLLREVINEIESSLKIHNRQDFKELCKIYESFLKTLQSAGNAGEFYTPRAVTEFMVEMLSPKLGESVADLACGTGGFLISAAHFLEKQVNLTNDRKVFKTSFYGVEKKSLPFLLCATNLLINGIENPNLKHGNAFEFSNFEDFDINLTKFPKFDIILMNPSYGGNERNDEIKNFPQEYKSSETADLFMALILHRLSFKGKGAVVLPDGFLFGADNAKINLKRKLLSDFNLYLILRLPKSVFAPYTSIPTNLLFFNADPQGTQHTHFYRLDMPEGIKSFGKTKQISLEHFEPFLQWWQSDRQTLQDESGNFKAKSYTKEELESRNYNFDLCGYVSEEEEEILEPLELMEQIKAERDKLKRHARFHNEANFSNHQG, from the coding sequence ATGCTAAATGTCAAAAAACTTCAAAACATTATGCGTCAAGACGCAGGGGTCAATGGCGATGCACAAAGAATGGAGCAAATCGCGTGGATTTTATTCCTAAAGCTTTATGATTATTATGAAAGCGAGTGGATTGCCGAAAATGAAATGGACGGCACGGAGTATCACTCTATAATCCCCGAGCATTTGCGTTGGGAGTCTTGGGCGATAGGGCAGAAGTCCCCCACAGGCGAACCCTTACTCACATTTGTTAATAATGAGCTTTTCCCCACGCTAAAAGCCCTAAATATCACAGAATCCACTCCGTTAAATCAATCCATCGTGCGAAAAGTTTTTGAAGATTTAAATAACTATATGAAAAATGGCTATCTTTTACGCGAAGTGATAAACGAGATAGAATCTAGCCTTAAGATTCACAATAGACAAGATTTTAAAGAGCTTTGCAAAATCTATGAAAGCTTTTTAAAAACCTTGCAAAGTGCAGGAAATGCCGGCGAGTTTTACACACCGCGTGCCGTTACAGAATTTATGGTAGAAATGCTTAGCCCAAAGCTAGGTGAGAGTGTGGCGGACTTAGCTTGTGGGACAGGGGGCTTTCTCATTTCAGCGGCACATTTTTTAGAAAAGCAAGTAAATCTTACAAATGATAGAAAAGTTTTTAAAACAAGCTTTTACGGTGTAGAGAAAAAGTCCTTGCCCTTTTTGCTTTGTGCGACAAATTTACTCATTAATGGCATAGAAAATCCAAACCTAAAGCACGGCAATGCCTTTGAATTTAGTAATTTTGAAGACTTTGATATAAATCTTACAAAATTCCCCAAATTTGACATTATTTTAATGAATCCCTCTTATGGTGGTAATGAGCGTAATGATGAAATTAAAAACTTCCCCCAAGAATACAAAAGCAGTGAAACGGCAGATTTATTTATGGCACTCATTTTGCACCGCTTATCTTTCAAGGGTAAGGGTGCAGTCGTGCTGCCCGATGGCTTTTTATTTGGTGCTGATAATGCAAAAATCAATCTCAAAAGAAAGCTTTTAAGTGATTTTAATCTCTACCTTATCTTGCGTTTGCCTAAAAGCGTTTTCGCCCCTTACACTTCTATCCCCACAAATTTACTTTTTTTCAACGCCGACCCACAAGGCACACAGCACACCCATTTCTACCGCCTTGATATGCCAGAGGGTATAAAATCCTTTGGCAAAACGAAGCAAATTAGCCTAGAGCATTTTGAGCCATTTTTGCAATGGTGGCAAAGTGATAGGCAAACTTTGCAAGATGAAAGCGGGAATTTCAAAGCAAAATCCTACACCAAAGAAGAGCTAGAATCTAGGAATTATAACTTTGATTTATGCGGCTATGTAAGCGAAGAAGAAGAAGAGATTTTAGAGCCTTTAGAGCTTATGGAGCAAATCAAAGCCGAGAGAGATAAGCTAAAACGCCACGCTAGATTCCATAATGAAGCAAATTTCTCAAATCATCAAGGATAA
- a CDS encoding restriction endonuclease subunit S, whose protein sequence is MKTDTLKKSLLDYAIKGRLSAKFRRENSGLNAFDELEIYNDNIKQKRKDLEKKLKICEKELKLEKDKDKKAFFKSQIQSLKKEIVKCKEITPLNLSEAPFTIPNSWAWVKLGDITSLQNGYAFKAEQFSNNGIPIIKIGDIQQGKINLANCVFLNNENIDDFKDYQVAKNDILIAMSGATTGKVGIYTDERLALLNQRVGLLRIENTFLRKYIYYFLTFYSADNLKQSAGSAQPNLSTQQINATFIPLPPLCEQQEIVKKLDLLVTLANDFAITKENLKRIEKRIEKSLLKLALEGSLSKLYRRSSPTLSAFNEISTYNDNIKQKRKDLEKKLKICEKELKLEKDKDKKAFLKSQIQILKKEIAKCKEITPLNLSEAPFEIPNTWAWVKLGDICEIISGEIIDLQEENLPLLDVKYLRSKGDKKLANSGNFANANDRLILMDGENSGEIFITKEKGFLGSTLKKLEFSSLSQVEFMDFMLLCYKDFFKGNKKGAAIPHLDRKLFTNLSIPLPPLCEQEYIVQTLDTLFTLKKGLD, encoded by the coding sequence ATGAAAACAGATACCTTAAAAAAGTCCTTGCTAGACTATGCCATTAAGGGAAGACTAAGTGCTAAATTCCGCCGAGAAAATAGTGGGCTTAACGCCTTTGATGAGCTTGAAATTTATAACGATAACATAAAGCAAAAACGCAAAGATTTAGAAAAGAAGCTCAAAATTTGTGAAAAAGAATTAAAGCTTGAAAAAGACAAGGATAAAAAAGCCTTTTTTAAATCTCAAATTCAAAGCCTTAAAAAAGAAATTGTAAAATGCAAAGAAATCACGCCGTTAAACCTTAGCGAAGCCCCCTTTACTATCCCAAATTCTTGGGCGTGGGTAAAACTTGGGGATATTACATCGCTACAAAATGGCTATGCTTTCAAGGCTGAACAATTTTCTAATAATGGGATACCAATTATAAAAATAGGGGATATTCAACAAGGAAAAATCAATTTAGCAAATTGTGTTTTTTTAAATAATGAAAATATAGATGATTTTAAAGATTACCAAGTTGCAAAAAATGATATTTTAATAGCAATGAGCGGTGCTACAACAGGTAAGGTTGGTATTTACACAGATGAAAGATTAGCTCTGCTAAATCAGCGAGTTGGGCTTTTAAGAATAGAAAATACTTTTTTAAGAAAATATATATATTATTTTTTAACTTTTTATAGTGCAGACAATTTAAAGCAATCGGCAGGTTCAGCTCAACCAAATTTAAGCACACAACAAATCAATGCAACTTTTATCCCACTGCCGCCATTATGCGAACAGCAAGAAATCGTAAAAAAACTTGATTTGCTCGTTACACTCGCAAATGATTTTGCTATCACTAAAGAGAATTTAAAGAGAATTGAAAAGAGAATTGAAAAGAGTTTGCTCAAACTTGCCCTAGAGGGCAGCTTAAGCAAACTTTATCGCAGAAGCTCCCCTACACTCTCCGCCTTTAATGAAATCAGCACTTACAACGATAACATAAAGCAAAAACGCAAAGATTTAGAAAAGAAGCTCAAAATTTGTGAAAAAGAATTAAAGCTTGAAAAAGACAAGGATAAAAAAGCCTTTTTGAAATCCCAAATTCAAATTTTAAAAAAAGAAATTGCAAAATGCAAAGAAATCACGCCCTTAAACCTTAGCGAAGCACCCTTTGAAATCCCTAACACTTGGGCGTGGGTCAAACTCGGGGATATTTGTGAGATAATAAGCGGAGAAATTATTGATTTACAAGAAGAAAATTTACCTCTGCTTGATGTGAAATATTTACGAAGTAAAGGGGATAAAAAACTAGCAAATAGCGGAAATTTCGCTAATGCTAATGATAGGCTTATTTTAATGGACGGCGAAAATTCTGGGGAAATTTTTATTACTAAAGAAAAAGGATTTTTGGGAAGCACTTTAAAAAAGCTTGAATTTTCTAGCTTAAGTCAGGTTGAATTTATGGATTTTATGTTGCTTTGCTATAAAGACTTTTTTAAAGGCAATAAAAAGGGAGCGGCTATACCGCATTTAGATAGAAAATTATTTACAAATCTTTCTATCCCCCTGCCGCCATTATGCGAACAAGAATACATAGTGCAAACTTTAGACACCCTTTTTACACTCAAAAAGGGCTTAGATTAA
- a CDS encoding MnmA/TRMU family protein, with protein sequence MKALALFSGGLDSLLAMKLITSQGIAVKALNINIGFGSRSDKSEEMRRRAALVGAEFEMIDVRNSYLKEVLFNPQYGYGKHFNPCIDCHAFMFKTALAMLKDEGASFIITGEVLGQRPMSQRNDAMAKVKRLAADEEDLILRPMCAKNLPETKPEREGWVDRAKLEGISGRSRKRQLEMAEEFGIEDFESPGGGCLLTLESFAKKIKDFKEFDSNMEVNDAQLLKYGRHLRLPKGAKMIVGRNELENELLRTLKTSKYEEIKLFDLIGAYSLVSSDICEEDLNLALKIALTYTKNDPKASYKLGFKEKEFEARAFDDKAKLGEFFIS encoded by the coding sequence ATGAAAGCATTAGCACTTTTTAGCGGAGGTTTGGATAGTTTATTAGCGATGAAGCTCATCACTTCACAAGGCATAGCGGTTAAGGCTTTAAATATCAACATAGGCTTTGGCTCAAGAAGCGATAAAAGCGAGGAGATGAGACGCCGTGCCGCCTTAGTAGGAGCGGAATTTGAAATGATTGATGTGAGAAATTCTTATCTTAAAGAAGTTCTTTTTAACCCACAATATGGCTACGGGAAGCATTTTAACCCCTGCATAGACTGCCACGCCTTTATGTTTAAAACAGCTCTTGCTATGCTTAAAGATGAGGGGGCGAGTTTTATCATCACAGGCGAGGTTTTAGGACAACGCCCTATGAGTCAAAGAAATGATGCTATGGCGAAAGTTAAACGCCTAGCCGCTGATGAGGAGGATTTAATTTTGCGTCCTATGTGTGCGAAAAACCTGCCTGAAACCAAGCCCGAAAGAGAAGGCTGGGTCGATAGAGCAAAACTTGAGGGCATAAGTGGGCGTAGCCGAAAAAGACAGCTTGAAATGGCAGAAGAATTTGGCATAGAGGACTTTGAAAGCCCGGGCGGTGGGTGCTTACTCACGCTAGAAAGTTTTGCGAAAAAAATTAAAGATTTTAAAGAATTTGATAGCAATATGGAAGTAAATGACGCCCAGCTTTTAAAATACGGACGCCATTTAAGACTTCCAAAAGGTGCAAAGATGATTGTGGGGCGTAACGAGCTTGAAAACGAGCTTTTAAGGACTTTGAAAACAAGTAAATATGAAGAAATCAAGCTATTTGATTTAATCGGCGCTTATTCTTTAGTCAGTAGTGATATTTGCGAGGAAGATTTAAATTTAGCACTTAAAATAGCCCTTACTTATACTAAAAACGACCCAAAAGCCTCCTATAAACTAGGCTTTAAAGAAAAGGAATTTGAGGCAAGAGCTTTTGATGATAAAGCGAAACTGGGCGAATTTTTTATTTCTTAA
- the dnaG gene encoding DNA primase, producing the protein MIAKDSIELLSQRADILSIISHFVQVRRSGASYVCVCPFHDDRNPSLHINTQKNFYHCFGCGAGGDVFKFVMDFERVNFAEAVEKVAHLSNFTLTYTKEKEENKKEIKHILPLLNAFYKQNLAKHKEALDYLYQRKLSDEDIKKFELGYAVGNEESLRLLKNEQISNEDALYVGAIKKDGRGGFYASFIHRITFPIYDYKGLLVGFGGRTLNANNAAKYVNSPQSPLFDKARIFYAFHLAKDSIARQKEMIICEGYMDAIAFHKAGFTNAVAVLGTALTEHHLPLIRRYEAKVLLCFDNDEAGRKAAFRSAFLLSVNKIDGKVVLLEGGKDPAELVANDEAKKLHALLEKAMELGEFYIRELLRGSINSALDKQKALESVQKYTFLLEPLVANSYTNLVSKLLGVEKNLIVLSKNASRPPKTPLLETQKSRVHLGELELLSFLRASSEARALFLTMSDKACFKHKELCEKVLAGCGLEDSDIRELELRNLGTITNLNDFLCLLCKINLAFFNALAITKPHLGLKKQLLSLLDKNAEKLKKQLDENALFEFYKEALSFIKSERDTQILETRLKTWHQIFSQKNISPLDLGLESSPF; encoded by the coding sequence ATGATAGCAAAAGATAGCATAGAACTTTTAAGCCAAAGAGCAGACATTTTAAGCATTATTTCTCATTTTGTCCAGGTGCGTAGGAGTGGGGCTTCTTATGTATGCGTTTGCCCCTTTCACGATGATAGAAATCCGTCCTTACACATCAATACCCAAAAAAATTTTTACCATTGCTTTGGCTGTGGGGCTGGAGGCGATGTTTTTAAATTTGTAATGGACTTTGAAAGAGTGAATTTCGCTGAAGCGGTAGAAAAAGTGGCGCATTTAAGTAATTTCACCCTCACCTACACCAAAGAAAAAGAGGAAAATAAAAAAGAAATTAAGCACATTTTGCCCCTTTTAAACGCCTTTTATAAGCAAAATTTAGCTAAACATAAAGAGGCTTTAGACTATCTTTATCAAAGAAAATTAAGCGATGAGGACATTAAAAAATTCGAACTTGGCTATGCAGTGGGAAATGAAGAAAGCTTAAGGCTACTTAAAAACGAGCAAATTTCAAACGAAGACGCCCTTTATGTGGGGGCGATTAAAAAAGATGGAAGAGGAGGATTTTATGCGAGTTTTATCCATAGAATCACCTTTCCCATTTATGATTATAAAGGCTTATTGGTAGGTTTTGGGGGTAGGACTTTAAACGCAAATAACGCCGCTAAATATGTCAATTCCCCTCAAAGTCCGCTTTTTGACAAAGCACGCATTTTTTACGCCTTTCATCTTGCTAAGGATAGCATAGCGAGGCAAAAAGAGATGATTATTTGCGAGGGTTATATGGACGCCATAGCCTTTCATAAAGCAGGCTTTACTAACGCTGTGGCAGTGCTTGGCACAGCTTTAACAGAACATCATCTCCCCCTTATCCGCCGTTATGAAGCAAAGGTTTTGCTTTGTTTTGATAATGACGAGGCAGGACGCAAAGCGGCATTTCGTTCGGCTTTTTTACTAAGTGTTAATAAAATCGATGGCAAAGTCGTCTTGCTTGAGGGCGGAAAGGATCCTGCCGAGCTTGTGGCAAATGATGAGGCTAAAAAGCTTCACGCCCTTTTAGAAAAGGCTATGGAGCTTGGAGAGTTTTACATAAGAGAGCTTTTAAGGGGCAGCATAAATTCCGCCCTTGATAAACAAAAAGCCTTAGAATCCGTGCAAAAATACACCTTTTTGCTTGAACCTTTAGTGGCAAATTCTTATACTAATTTAGTCTCAAAACTTCTAGGCGTAGAAAAAAATCTCATCGTTTTAAGCAAAAATGCCAGCCGCCCCCCTAAAACCCCTCTTTTAGAAACGCAAAAATCAAGAGTGCATTTAGGCGAATTAGAGCTTTTAAGCTTTCTTAGAGCTTCAAGTGAAGCTAGGGCTTTATTTTTAACGATGAGTGATAAGGCTTGTTTTAAGCATAAGGAACTTTGCGAAAAAGTTTTGGCAGGTTGTGGGCTTGAGGATAGCGACATTAGAGAACTTGAGCTTCGAAATTTAGGCACTATCACTAATCTTAATGATTTCTTATGCCTACTTTGTAAAATCAATCTTGCCTTTTTTAACGCCCTTGCTATCACAAAGCCTCATCTAGGGCTTAAAAAACAGCTTTTAAGCCTTTTAGATAAAAACGCTGAAAAGCTTAAAAAACAGCTTGATGAAAACGCCCTTTTTGAATTTTACAAAGAAGCCTTAAGTTTTATCAAAAGCGAAAGAGATACACAAATTTTAGAAACACGCCTTAAAACTTGGCATCAAATTTTCTCTCAAAAAAATATAAGCCCCCTAGATCTTGGCTTAGAAAGCTCGCCTTTTTAG
- a CDS encoding tetratricopeptide repeat protein yields the protein MDFFFVEYRDPIVGLIFLTLLILVVALAHYAWRIFADKDKEQKLEKFIKKFELENAHKELLRSENLSFSNLSFLAEIFTKSGEFEKASGIYLIALEKTKDKNEQEEAFLALAKVYFKAGFLEKCTEVLLNALKIRSRNKEALKLLKISYLKLKKYKENLELLECLFELGEDIKEEAEFIKALALENKENAKEKILKLDESSALKRYLFEKYGIFKKQNLVQICDLLYKSKEPINLDDEEYYEFFYMLDLVEKKEGFSFRNSHFKMYHILKQNHFKARLEFSYMCLECKNIMPLFFYHCPVCYEFNRCKILYEVKNDETR from the coding sequence ATGGATTTTTTCTTTGTGGAATACAGAGACCCCATAGTGGGGCTGATTTTTCTTACTCTGCTTATTTTAGTCGTGGCTTTGGCACATTATGCGTGGAGGATTTTTGCAGACAAAGATAAGGAGCAAAAACTAGAAAAATTTATTAAAAAATTTGAGCTTGAAAACGCCCATAAAGAGCTTTTAAGAAGTGAGAATTTAAGCTTTTCAAATCTTAGCTTTTTGGCTGAAATTTTTACTAAGAGTGGCGAATTTGAAAAGGCAAGTGGAATTTATTTAATCGCTTTGGAAAAAACAAAGGATAAAAACGAGCAAGAGGAGGCTTTTTTAGCTTTAGCGAAGGTCTATTTTAAGGCGGGGTTTTTAGAAAAATGCACCGAAGTGCTTTTAAATGCCCTTAAAATTCGCTCTCGTAATAAAGAAGCCTTAAAACTGCTTAAAATAAGCTATCTTAAGCTTAAAAAATATAAAGAAAATTTAGAGCTTTTGGAGTGTTTGTTTGAATTAGGCGAGGACATTAAGGAGGAAGCTGAATTTATCAAAGCTTTAGCACTTGAAAATAAAGAAAACGCTAAAGAAAAAATTTTAAAGCTTGATGAAAGTTCTGCTTTAAAACGCTACTTGTTTGAAAAATATGGCATTTTTAAAAAGCAAAATTTAGTGCAAATTTGCGATTTGCTTTATAAGAGTAAAGAGCCTATTAATTTGGACGATGAGGAATATTATGAGTTTTTTTATATGCTTGATTTAGTGGAGAAAAAAGAGGGCTTTTCTTTTAGAAATTCACACTTTAAGATGTATCACATTTTAAAGCAAAATCATTTTAAAGCGAGACTTGAATTTTCTTATATGTGTTTGGAGTGTAAAAACATTATGCCGCTTTTTTTCTATCATTGTCCTGTGTGCTATGAATTTAATCGTTGTAAAATTTTATATGAGGTTAAAAACGATGAAACGCGTTGA
- the rnhA gene encoding ribonuclease HI encodes MKRVEIYTDGSCLNNPGFGGYAYIVRYKEHEKVGVGAEENTTNNKMELKAIIKALEILKEPCEVYLYTDSNLMVQSINEWLEGWVKKNFKGRKNADLWREYLRVSKEHKIKAFWIKAHNGHKENERCDTLAREAALKLQREHKEA; translated from the coding sequence ATGAAACGCGTTGAAATTTATACAGATGGCTCTTGCTTAAATAACCCGGGCTTTGGGGGTTATGCTTACATCGTGCGTTATAAAGAACACGAAAAAGTGGGTGTCGGCGCAGAGGAAAACACGACCAATAATAAAATGGAGCTAAAGGCTATCATTAAGGCTTTAGAGATACTTAAAGAGCCTTGTGAAGTGTATCTTTACACAGACTCAAATTTAATGGTGCAAAGCATTAATGAGTGGCTTGAGGGCTGGGTAAAGAAAAATTTCAAAGGTAGGAAAAATGCCGATTTATGGCGTGAGTATTTACGCGTCTCAAAAGAGCATAAAATCAAGGCTTTTTGGATCAAAGCACATAACGGACATAAGGAAAATGAGCGTTGCGACACTCTAGCAAGAGAGGCAGCACTTAAGCTACAAAGAGAACATAAGGAAGCATAA
- the rnc gene encoding ribonuclease III: MAKLERLEAKLNYKFKDKNLLICALTHKSAKKNYNNERLEFLGDAVLDLVVGEFLFHKFKNEAEGDLSKLRAALVNEKSFAKIATSLNLGAFIFMSIAEQNNGGKTKPSILSDAFEALIGALHLEAGFIKAKEIALRLIEENFPNIDAKSLFKDYKTKLQEITQAKMGSTPEYETLRAFGPDHQKSFEIALNLEGKEMARAIASSKKEAQQMAAKITLEKLGAL, from the coding sequence ATGGCTAAACTCGAACGCTTAGAAGCAAAGCTAAATTACAAATTTAAAGATAAAAATCTTCTTATCTGTGCTCTAACACACAAAAGCGCAAAGAAAAATTACAATAATGAAAGGCTAGAATTTTTGGGTGATGCGGTGCTTGATTTAGTTGTGGGCGAATTTTTATTTCATAAATTTAAAAATGAAGCAGAAGGCGATTTATCCAAGCTTAGAGCCGCCCTTGTCAATGAAAAATCCTTTGCTAAAATCGCCACTTCTCTTAATCTAGGTGCTTTTATCTTTATGAGTATAGCCGAGCAAAATAACGGCGGCAAAACTAAACCTTCCATACTCTCAGACGCCTTTGAAGCTCTAATTGGTGCTTTACATTTAGAAGCTGGTTTTATAAAGGCTAAAGAAATCGCACTAAGGCTTATAGAGGAGAATTTCCCTAACATTGACGCAAAGAGCCTATTTAAGGACTATAAAACAAAACTTCAAGAAATCACACAAGCTAAAATGGGCTCAACCCCCGAATATGAAACGCTAAGAGCCTTTGGACCTGACCATCAAAAAAGCTTTGAAATCGCCTTAAATTTGGAAGGCAAAGAAATGGCAAGAGCCATAGCAAGTAGTAAAAAAGAAGCCCAGCAAATGGCGGCAAAAATCACTTTAGAAAAGTTAGGAGCATTATGA